GTCAACAACTTAACCAATCATGTCtaacattcccctctactaaactcatttcttgcataaaataaatgtgtaggctttaccttgggagtatcaaTCACATGATGCAAGGATGTTCAAACAAGTATCTGGACATGTAGGTAAATAGTAGTTCCTATTCTTTCTCTCTACTAATTTCTTTCTCAGTAAATTCTACTATATGTAGATTTATTGACCAATATTGGACATGCTTCTATGAATCAAGGTTTGATGGTTTTAGCCACTAAATCATGTTCACTTCTTTTCGACCAATATCCTAGGATTTATATGAAGCAAGCCTTAATGGTTGTAACCACCAAGTCATATTCAAATCCTTTACCTATATAATTCTTATGAATCAAGCCTTAATGGTTGTTGCCACCAAATCCTATTTGAATTCTTTTCCtaattataaaatctaaatctttctcattttttttctttttctttttttcttttttcgtatttttttatctaatctAATCTAACCTAGAATTTTGAAATTGGGAGAGAAAGATGTATATACAAAAGGCTTTATCTTCCAGACTTGTTTGAAGAATATGATCccatgtataccaagccccaagacaagcaagtGGTGTCAGTATTATGTTGGatgtcagctttggttccttcaaacattctcagtaagtgcaaacatagtagacaggttgatccactttagtatctctagcaCGTCTGTAATCAGTAAATCTAAAACTGGTCTAGAAAGTGGTTAATGATAAACAATAAATCAATAAGATCATtgtccccttcttgactcaataatttttttttgaaaaacatttttaataagaCTCAAAATAGTAGATAATAATTAGTAATCCcaccagacttaaattacactgtccccgGTGTAAAACAGTCGGAgtttataaaaaccataataatATAAGTACTGAATTGAAAAAGTTAGAATGTTATACTTGACCGATatcatatcgatcgatgtagatgAAAGAGTGTCGAACGTGGCGGATGTAGTGTCGTCGATCGATGTCAACTTGgtcgcatcgatcgacagagaagGTAAACGTCTACTTGGatccttttttttataaaacctgCATAAAATAATGACGAAAATAAGTAATAATAAtagataataatagtagtaataCTTTATAGTGGGTTGCTTTCCACTCAGCGCtctgttatagtcatttagcttgactttggagGTTGAATGGCTTAGTTATGGTTGGAGCAGTTGTTTGCTGGTGTGCAAACATCTCCTTCTTCTGTGGACTGAGTTGCAGTGtggcttcttgtggcatcatatGATCTTGTCCATCTCTGGTGCATATCTACTAAGTCATCTGTTAGCAGTTGTAGCCTCCTCTCAAAGTTTTCAACGCGATAGTGATGGTCTCCAAGCTTGAAATAAACGTATAATGACATCTCTGTCAGTTCCTCTTGCATTGAATATCGCGCAGAAATGCTTGGTTCCTGTTGACTGATGGTGCatcagtatcgatcgatgcaactGTTTCATAGTCTATCGATGTCGTGTTGTCAGTATTGAGCGATGCATGTGTTGGCATGTCGGTCGATTTCCATGTTGCAAGTTGCCTCTAAATAGCCTTGATCTCCTTGTCTAAACTTTCTGTCTTTGAATGCAGAGTAGCGATGATGCAATCTAAGGGGAAGTAGATTTCATCATACCCCTTGTAGTAATCATCCTCTGAATATTTTAAGGCGTCATATATCTCAGCGATCATCTTGTCAACTTCTTCTTTGGTGTATGTAGTTTTTCTTCTTTGAGTGGCTGGATCTTCTGATGTATCTGACCAGCTTCTCTTCTGTCCCTGGTAGGTATCATGTGCGCTAGCTCCATACTTGGGCTTGTAATGGAATTCTGAATTCCATCCATCATTGTTATTGTAGCAATCAATCGATGCAACTACctcagtgtcgatcgattcgtgtTGCTCATCGGCTGGTGCTTGCAGAAAACGATCGATATAGGTGTAGGAGTATAGATCGTTGGAGATGTCTTCTGTTGAAAATCGAGTTGCTTCTGAATTGTTTTCATCTCTTGCTGTAAAGCATCCATATGTGTGGATAGTACGTCCACATCGTCCCTCAATGGAACATAGGGATCACCAAGTCTTTCTATAAAAGAGCATAACTGGTCTTTCAATCTGGTAAAGCGACTGTCAATAAATTGCTTGTAgttgctgtcgatcgatcttgGGTAATCTGCATCGGTCGACAGTATCCATTTGTCGTCGGTCGATGCATGGTGACGAAACTCATTCGATGTTGAAGGTTTCCAGGGTTTCCTCTCTGAGACTCCTCATATCCTTTGCTTCAATATGGTGATAATATTGTCTGAAAGCAGCTTCAGGATCTTGGTCAGCCAGGTAATCTTGTCATTGAGCGGATGGTAGACACTATAAGTTTGCACTTGAAATCATTCATCGAATCATAGTGAATGGTGTAGATTTCATTCAGCTTCTCATCCAACTCCTCTCTGCTGTAAGTAACTGGATCTGAAGGTGTGGCTTGCATTGGCTTCTTCCTAGCTCCTTCTTCCCCTTCTGTTTCCTTGAAATTACGAAACTCATCTGGTGTTAGATAGTCATGAACTAACTTAGCATTATGAGAATCAGATGGTAAGGgttgagtatcgatcgatgcagaTGACTGTCCGTCGATCGATGTGGTTTTGTGTAGCTGATGTGGAAGTCTGCAATGGAAAGCTTCTCCATATGCCTTATGGTTTGAATGTGGCTGATGCATCTTGTCTGTTTCTAGGGTTTGAGAAATTGCTTCTACCACGTGGCTTCCTTTATAGTGCTCTTCATCAACCACTTGTATCGATTGATTCGCGGGTAGGCGTGTGGATTGATTTTTCTTCGTTCTGTCCTCGCCTTGGACTGCTGTCGATCCATGCTGATGGTGTTGCGTCGCTCGATTCCGGTAGCATGGTTCCATGTGATGGAGATCCATATCTAGTGAGAAATCCTTGTAGATATGTAGCTGGTGCTTCCTTGCGGTTCTCTTTGTGTTCTTCCTCATATTGGAAAGGTGTAGTAGCTTCTAGGGAAAAGATAGGATAACAGTGGGCTGGCAAATCATCTCGCGCTCTAGAAACTttcatatcgatcgatgcacagtatgttgtgtcgatcgatttctcTTTGTCTGATCTCTAGATCGGTTTGTGACTGTTTCCTTCCTGATAGGTGTCTTCATACGTTCTTGCTGGGATGAATGGGTGGGAAACATATCAGGTGGGCACTTCATCTCTGCGAAGGAAAGAGTACTCAATTTCTCTTTCTTCCTAGTAATCCTCATCATACTCATCATTCCTTGTATCCACTGGAGGGTGGTAAACTTCTTGGGTGTAAGTGTATGGGATATTCCGGTTGTTGCATCATACTCTTCTTCTCTACGGAGGAACGAGTATTCTATTTCTGTTTCCTTATGTAGTCCTCATCATGCTCCTCTTCATTTGTCTCCATTGCGTATGTAGGCTGGTAGTAGTCTGTTTCCCAACTCCCAACAGAATAGTCACCGGAAAAGTGATCAGCTTCGTACATAGGTGTACTATCAATCGATGTGGAGTGAAAACTGTCGCCTgaatcgatcgatgtgatgACAGACTGGTCGATCGATTGTGGATTagcagtatcgatcgatgactctgtgtgagtgtcgatcgattccgAGTACTCTGtttcgtactcgacttcacagtAGCATGTTGCTACGAGTTTAGCTTCATTTGGAGGCTGTTTACAGGATGTTTGTGGCTTGACAACTTTGACTGGATCATAGCAAATCTTTGGGTTGATTAGTGTCAAACACACCTTGTCTGTTTGCAAATCACAAACAGCTCCAACAGTGGCTAagaatgctcttccaagtagtAAAGAAaagttccaatttaacttgatgtctaggacatggaAGTCAACTGGAACTAGGGCATTGCCAATCTGTACCTCAAGGTCTCTGATGATTCCTAAAAAAATCTTCCTGGAACAATCTACAAAGCAAAAGAATTCCTTTGTAGGTTCTACCTTCAAACCTAGGTGGTCTGCCATAACCTTTGGTAGGATGCTGGCTGATGCTCTTGTATCACATAGTGCATGGGTGAATTCAATGCCCTTAATGTGGCATGAGATAATGAACTCCCCatgatcactcttcttcttcagctcaTCTCTGATTTGGTTGAATATCTCCTCAATGTCAGCCTCTGTTACTCTTGTTTCTCTAAAGAACATTCACAATCTGTGTGTGAAGTATGCTTCTGCAAAGGGTCTCTCTGTTGGGACCTTCAAAACTCTCTTCTTGAAGTTCTCTAACTCCTTTGTATTAGCCTCTCTTTTAAGGTGCTTGGGTaccttctctttcctttttattaagGTCCTCTTTGCACTTTCCTTTTCTATCTCCATAGGCTCTGATGTATCCTCAACCTCTTCTGATAGATTATCTGAAGGTTTGGGTCGGGATTTGGGTGCATTGAGTAGGGCTACGTCGATCATTGGTAGCTGCACTCAGGGTGTAGTAAGTTCACATTGATCGATGAATGGATGgtcatgtcgatcgatggggaTAACAGTAGGGTGATCGATTTCACCCTCTTTGGATCGAGTGGGTTAGGGTGTTTCTCTGCAAACTCTTCATGCGTCATAA
The Raphanus sativus cultivar WK10039 chromosome 1, ASM80110v3, whole genome shotgun sequence DNA segment above includes these coding regions:
- the LOC130497118 gene encoding uncharacterized protein LOC130497118, with amino-acid sequence MFFRETRVTEADIEEIFNQIRDELKKKSDHGEFIISCHIKGIEFTHALCDTRASASILPKVMADHLGLKVEPTKEFFCFVDCSRKIFLGIIRDLEVQIGNALVPVDFHVLDIKLNWNFSLLLGRAFLATVGAVCDLQTDKVCLTLINPKICYDPVKVVKPQTSCKQPPNEAKLVATCYCEVEYETEYSESIDTHTESSIDTANPQSIDQSVITSIDSGDSFHSTSIDSTPMYEADHFSGDYSVGSWETDYYQPTYAMETNEEEHDEDYIRKQK